One Tamlana carrageenivorans genomic region harbors:
- the alaS gene encoding alanine--tRNA ligase has protein sequence MKSQDVRAKFLSFFEEKQHSIVPSAPMVLKDDPTLMFVNAGMAPFKEYFLGNAEPKNKRITDTQKCLRVSGKHNDLEEVGYDTYHHTLFEMLGNWSFGDYFKEEAIAWAWELLTDVFGIDKDMLYVSVFEGNKEDGLDMDTEAFDIWKKYISEDRILTGDKKDNFWEMGDQGPCGPCSEIHVDIRSAEEKAKVPGKDLVNQDHPQVVEIWNLVFMQYNRKANGSLESLPNKHIDTGMGFERLCMVLQGVQSNYDTDVFTPIIKEIETITNKTYRKDEKVDVAIRVIADHVRAVAFSIADGQLPSNTGAGYVIRRILRRAVRYGFTFLDKKEPFIYRLVDVLDKKMGKAFPELKAQKQLVENVIKEEEQSFLRTLDQGLVLLNRIVEETKGDTVSGAKAFELYDTYGFPIDLTALILSEKDLKLDEAGFNEELQKQKNRSRAASETSTEDWTILIEDEDEEFIGYDALQVNVKLTRYRKVSSKKDGDMYQLVFNLTPFYPEGGGQVGDKGYLEDAYGDVVYVLNTKKENNVIIHFTETLPKHLNEPFKAVVDEKQRHRTECNHTATHLLHQALRSILGTHVEQKGSAVHSKYLRFDFSHFSKLTEDEIRDVESFVNARINGKIPLVEKRNIPKEEAIAAGAMSLFGEKYGDTVRSIQFGQSIELCGGTHVKNTADIWHFKIVSEGAVAAGIRRIEAITGDAVKDFYSENNRLFIEMKGLLNNVKEPVKALQNLQEENTSLKKQIEALLKDKAKNIKGELKSELTEINGIQFLAKKLDLDAAGLKDVAFELGGEVEHLFLLFATENEGKALLSCYISKDLVASKGLNAGQVVRELGKFIQGGGGGQPFFATAGGKNPEGIAQALAEAKKYVS, from the coding sequence ATGAAATCACAAGACGTCCGCGCTAAGTTTTTAAGTTTTTTTGAAGAAAAACAACATAGTATTGTGCCATCGGCACCCATGGTTTTAAAAGATGACCCAACCTTAATGTTCGTTAATGCAGGTATGGCGCCTTTTAAAGAATACTTTTTAGGGAATGCCGAGCCTAAAAATAAACGTATTACAGATACTCAAAAATGTTTACGTGTTTCTGGAAAACATAATGACCTTGAAGAAGTAGGGTATGATACTTATCACCATACCTTGTTCGAAATGTTAGGGAACTGGAGTTTTGGCGATTACTTTAAAGAAGAAGCCATCGCTTGGGCTTGGGAACTGTTAACCGATGTTTTTGGTATCGATAAAGATATGCTTTACGTTTCCGTTTTTGAAGGCAATAAAGAGGATGGCCTTGATATGGATACCGAAGCTTTTGATATTTGGAAAAAATACATTTCAGAAGATCGTATTCTAACGGGTGATAAAAAAGATAACTTCTGGGAAATGGGCGATCAAGGACCTTGTGGACCTTGTAGTGAAATACATGTAGATATCCGTTCGGCGGAAGAAAAAGCTAAAGTGCCAGGAAAAGATCTTGTAAACCAAGATCATCCGCAGGTGGTTGAAATTTGGAACTTGGTTTTCATGCAGTACAACCGTAAGGCAAACGGTTCTTTAGAGTCCTTACCGAATAAACACATTGATACCGGAATGGGCTTTGAGCGTTTATGTATGGTTTTACAAGGCGTACAGTCTAATTACGATACCGATGTTTTTACGCCTATAATTAAGGAAATTGAAACCATTACCAATAAAACATATAGAAAAGACGAAAAAGTAGACGTTGCTATACGGGTGATTGCCGATCATGTGCGTGCTGTGGCCTTTTCCATTGCCGATGGACAGCTGCCAAGTAATACAGGAGCAGGTTATGTAATTCGCAGAATTTTACGTCGTGCCGTGCGTTACGGATTTACGTTTTTAGATAAAAAAGAACCTTTTATTTACAGACTTGTCGACGTTCTAGATAAAAAAATGGGCAAGGCCTTTCCAGAGCTAAAAGCCCAAAAACAATTGGTCGAGAACGTGATTAAAGAGGAAGAACAGTCTTTTTTAAGAACCCTAGATCAAGGTTTGGTGCTTTTAAACCGAATTGTTGAAGAGACTAAAGGCGATACCGTTTCTGGAGCAAAAGCTTTTGAGTTATACGATACTTACGGCTTCCCAATCGATTTAACGGCTTTAATACTTTCTGAAAAAGATTTAAAATTAGATGAAGCTGGTTTTAATGAAGAGCTTCAAAAACAAAAAAACCGTTCGCGAGCAGCTAGTGAAACCTCTACAGAAGATTGGACTATTTTAATTGAGGATGAAGATGAAGAATTTATTGGTTACGATGCGCTTCAGGTTAATGTGAAACTAACACGATACCGAAAAGTGAGTTCTAAAAAGGACGGCGATATGTATCAGTTGGTATTTAATTTAACACCGTTTTATCCTGAAGGTGGTGGCCAAGTTGGTGATAAAGGTTATCTGGAAGATGCTTATGGCGATGTGGTTTATGTTTTAAATACGAAGAAGGAAAATAATGTCATCATTCACTTTACAGAAACCTTACCAAAGCATTTAAACGAGCCATTTAAGGCGGTAGTCGATGAAAAACAACGTCACAGAACCGAATGTAACCATACTGCAACACACTTGTTACATCAGGCCTTGCGTTCTATTTTAGGAACTCATGTGGAGCAAAAGGGGAGTGCGGTACATTCAAAATATTTAAGATTTGATTTCTCGCATTTTTCTAAATTAACTGAAGATGAAATTCGAGATGTGGAAAGTTTTGTAAATGCAAGAATTAATGGAAAAATTCCTTTAGTTGAAAAACGCAATATTCCTAAAGAAGAAGCTATCGCTGCTGGAGCTATGAGTTTGTTTGGTGAGAAATATGGCGATACGGTTCGTTCTATTCAGTTCGGACAATCTATCGAACTTTGTGGAGGGACACACGTAAAAAATACAGCCGATATCTGGCATTTTAAAATTGTTTCTGAAGGCGCTGTAGCGGCAGGAATTAGGCGTATTGAAGCCATAACCGGCGATGCGGTTAAAGATTTCTATTCGGAAAATAACCGTTTGTTTATTGAAATGAAAGGCTTGCTTAATAATGTCAAAGAACCTGTAAAAGCACTTCAAAATTTACAAGAAGAAAATACAAGCCTTAAAAAGCAAATTGAAGCTTTGTTGAAGGATAAAGCAAAAAATATAAAGGGCGAACTTAAAAGTGAACTCACCGAAATTAACGGCATTCAGTTTTTAGCAAAGAAACTCGATTTAGACGCGGCAGGATTAAAAGATGTGGCTTTTGAATTAGGAGGCGAAGTAGAGCATTTATTCTTGTTATTCGCTACCGAAAATGAAGGTAAAGCCTTGTTGTCTTGCTATATTTCTAAAGATTTAGTTGCTAGTAAAGGCTTAAATGCTGGACAGGTCGTTCGTGAATTGGGTAAATTTATTCAAGGCGGCGGCGGCGGACAACCATTTTTTGCAACTGCTGGCGGGAAAAACCCAGAAGGGATCGCCCAAGCGTTGGCGGAAGCTAAGAAGTATGTGAGTTAA
- a CDS encoding LemA family protein, whose amino-acid sequence MKKFLPWIIVAIVVIGIYSWAKNFNNTAVEYEADAKTAWSNVESSYQRRADLIPNLVSTVKGYAAHERETLEGVIKARSEATKTTIDANNLTPEKMAQFQQAQQGLSGALSKLLVTVERYPDLKADKNFLELQSQLEGTENRINVTRDRYNEKVNIYDKFIKKFPAKLLASLFGFEEMARFKSAPGSENAPTVEF is encoded by the coding sequence ATGAAGAAATTTTTACCATGGATTATCGTCGCTATTGTTGTCATTGGAATTTACTCTTGGGCTAAAAACTTTAACAACACCGCAGTTGAATATGAAGCTGATGCCAAAACAGCTTGGTCTAATGTTGAAAGCTCGTACCAGCGACGTGCCGATTTAATTCCGAATTTAGTATCGACAGTAAAAGGTTATGCCGCGCATGAAAGAGAAACTTTAGAAGGCGTTATTAAGGCTCGTTCTGAAGCTACAAAAACAACTATTGATGCCAACAACCTGACACCAGAAAAAATGGCACAATTTCAACAAGCTCAACAAGGGTTAAGCGGAGCGCTTTCTAAACTTTTAGTAACCGTAGAACGCTACCCAGATTTGAAAGCCGATAAAAATTTCTTAGAGCTACAATCGCAGTTAGAAGGCACCGAAAACCGCATTAATGTAACCAGAGATCGCTATAACGAAAAGGTTAACATTTACGATAAATTCATAAAAAAATTCCCTGCTAAACTCTTAGCCAGTCTTTTTGGTTTTGAAGAAATGGCACGCTTTAAAAGTGCTCCAGGCAGTGAAAACGCACCAACAGTAGAGTTCTAA
- a CDS encoding sugar kinase: MSQIITFGEVLMRLSPFGNKKFIQANTLEFYFGGTELNVGLSIANFGGNVKHITCISDDFIGDTAISYLNKFDLDTTAIVRSGRPLGVYFLEVGAVMRPSSISYNRSHSAFSSIQPEMVDWESALADGSWFHWTGITPGLTQGSFDTLKEGLKLAKKKGMQVSADPTYRSGLWKYGVNAKDALVELLHCSTIFIGGINEMNEVLGTEYGYTNEEFIEASKLLMETFPSIEKVFDKIRTSINASWHKIRARMWNGEEFRETQDFDITHIVDRIGTGDAFAAGLIYGLQHFDDYKSMDYASAACALKHTYEGDVNYATIDEVTRILDGNVSGRFNR; encoded by the coding sequence ATGAGTCAGATTATTACCTTCGGTGAAGTTTTAATGCGTTTATCGCCATTCGGAAATAAAAAATTTATTCAAGCCAATACATTAGAGTTCTATTTTGGAGGTACCGAATTAAATGTGGGACTTTCTATCGCTAATTTTGGGGGTAATGTTAAGCATATTACCTGTATTTCGGACGATTTTATTGGAGATACCGCTATTTCTTATTTAAATAAATTCGATTTAGATACCACTGCTATTGTTCGTTCTGGTCGCCCTTTAGGCGTTTACTTTTTGGAAGTTGGTGCTGTAATGCGCCCAAGTTCCATTTCCTATAACCGATCGCACTCGGCATTTTCAAGTATTCAACCAGAAATGGTCGATTGGGAGTCGGCTTTAGCCGATGGTTCTTGGTTTCACTGGACTGGAATTACGCCAGGATTAACACAAGGGAGCTTCGATACCTTAAAAGAAGGCTTAAAATTAGCAAAGAAAAAAGGGATGCAAGTTTCTGCCGATCCAACCTATAGAAGTGGGTTATGGAAATACGGTGTGAACGCCAAAGATGCCTTAGTAGAATTATTGCATTGTTCTACCATTTTTATTGGTGGTATTAATGAAATGAATGAAGTTTTAGGTACCGAATACGGTTATACTAACGAAGAATTTATTGAAGCTAGTAAATTACTTATGGAAACCTTTCCTTCCATTGAAAAAGTATTTGATAAAATAAGAACTTCTATTAATGCTTCTTGGCATAAAATTAGAGCTAGAATGTGGAACGGCGAAGAGTTTAGAGAAACTCAAGATTTCGATATCACGCATATTGTAGACCGTATTGGTACTGGAGATGCTTTTGCAGCAGGACTCATTTATGGCTTACAACATTTTGATGATTATAAGTCTATGGATTACGCAAGTGCAGCCTGTGCTTTAAAGCATACGTACGAAGGTGATGTGAATTATGCCACCATCGATGAGGTTACAAGAATTTTAGACGGAAACGTTTCTGGACGTTTTAATAGATAA
- a CDS encoding M23 family metallopeptidase, whose amino-acid sequence MSKVKYYYDPDTLSYRKIQRKKRTTFKYAFFFILGTAFFAFIFVFIGSQYVESPKERALKRELQNAQLQFELLNKKMEHAETVLANVAERDNNIYRVYFEANPIPEEQRRAGFGGINRYKNLEGFDNSKLIIESNKRLDILQKQIVVQSKSLDEITKLAEDKEKLLAAIPAIQPVSNKDLTRMASGYGMRSDPFTKVRKMHRGMDFTAPRGTPVYATGDGIVTRADSKSTGYGNHIRIDHGYGYVSLYAHLYKYNVRKNQKVKRGDLIGFVGSTGRSQGPHLHYEIFKDRERINPINFYYGSLTAEEFNKLLEHASLENQSLD is encoded by the coding sequence ATGAGTAAGGTAAAATATTATTACGATCCTGATACGCTTTCCTATAGAAAAATACAGCGTAAAAAACGCACTACTTTTAAGTATGCCTTTTTCTTTATTTTAGGAACGGCTTTTTTCGCTTTTATATTCGTTTTTATTGGAAGTCAGTATGTTGAATCGCCAAAAGAGCGCGCCTTAAAAAGAGAGCTTCAAAACGCGCAATTACAATTTGAATTACTGAATAAAAAAATGGAACACGCCGAAACTGTTTTGGCGAATGTTGCCGAGCGTGACAATAACATTTACCGAGTGTATTTTGAAGCCAACCCCATTCCTGAAGAACAACGTCGTGCTGGTTTTGGTGGAATAAATCGCTACAAAAATTTAGAAGGTTTTGATAACTCTAAATTGATTATTGAAAGCAATAAACGTCTGGATATTTTACAGAAGCAAATTGTAGTACAATCCAAATCGTTAGATGAAATTACAAAACTTGCCGAAGACAAAGAAAAACTACTTGCTGCCATTCCTGCTATTCAGCCTGTAAGCAATAAAGATTTAACCCGAATGGCTTCAGGTTACGGTATGCGTAGCGACCCTTTTACAAAGGTTAGAAAAATGCACCGGGGTATGGATTTTACGGCCCCTAGAGGTACGCCAGTTTACGCCACAGGTGATGGTATTGTTACTCGTGCCGATTCAAAATCGACAGGTTATGGTAACCATATTAGAATAGATCATGGCTATGGGTACGTAAGTTTATATGCGCATTTATACAAATACAATGTTAGAAAAAACCAAAAAGTAAAACGTGGTGACCTAATCGGATTTGTGGGCAGTACAGGGCGATCTCAAGGACCACATTTACACTACGAGATTTTTAAAGATAGAGAACGCATTAACCCTATCAACTTCTATTACGGTAGTTTAACCGCAGAAGAATTTAATAAACTATTGGAGCATGCTTCATTAGAAAATCAATCATTAGATTAA
- a CDS encoding TPM domain-containing protein, translating to MTYLKHKTTSIFNFKSLGLGVVLMLFSMSISFAQFKIPEKPKFQTSVYDYVNLLSSGEKQNLEQKLVRYSDTTSTQIVVAIIRSTEGENINFLGAQWGEAWGIGQAEEDNGILILLANDDRRIAINTGYGVEHLLTDAMSRRIIENDILPYFRKGDFPGGLNRGADAIFEVMQGEYKESRPTSGNPENSVIPFLVFGFIALMFILSYIKNKRGGGGGRHGGNNSGGFDIWDAIILSNMGRGNYNRGSSGWGGSSGGGFGGGFGGGFGGGGFGGGGASGGW from the coding sequence ATGACCTATTTAAAACACAAAACAACATCTATATTTAACTTTAAAAGTTTAGGCTTAGGCGTTGTTTTGATGCTTTTTAGCATGAGTATTTCTTTTGCTCAATTTAAAATTCCTGAAAAGCCCAAATTCCAAACTAGTGTTTACGATTATGTGAACTTACTTTCTAGTGGCGAAAAACAAAATTTAGAACAAAAACTGGTTAGGTATTCCGACACGACCTCAACGCAAATTGTTGTCGCTATTATTCGTTCTACCGAAGGCGAAAACATTAACTTTTTAGGCGCCCAATGGGGTGAAGCTTGGGGAATTGGTCAAGCCGAAGAAGACAATGGCATATTAATTCTTCTAGCGAATGATGACCGCCGAATTGCTATAAACACAGGCTATGGCGTAGAGCATCTTTTAACCGATGCCATGTCCAGGCGTATTATTGAAAACGACATCCTTCCATATTTTAGAAAAGGTGATTTTCCTGGCGGATTAAACAGAGGTGCTGATGCGATTTTTGAAGTCATGCAGGGCGAATATAAAGAATCTCGCCCTACTTCGGGCAACCCAGAAAATTCGGTAATCCCATTTCTTGTTTTCGGATTTATTGCTTTAATGTTTATTCTGTCCTATATTAAAAACAAACGCGGCGGTGGCGGTGGACGTCATGGCGGTAATAACTCTGGAGGTTTTGATATCTGGGACGCTATTATTTTAAGCAATATGGGGCGTGGTAACTACAATCGAGGTTCTAGCGGCTGGGGCGGAAGTTCTGGTGGTGGCTTTGGAGGTGGTTTCGGAGGCGGTTTTGGTGGCGGTGGCTTCGGCGGCGGCGGTGCTTCTGGGGGCTGGTAA
- the der gene encoding ribosome biogenesis GTPase Der, translating to MSNIVAIVGRPNVGKSTFFNRLIQRREAIVDAVSGVTRDRHYGKCDWNGKEFSLIDTGGYVLGSDDIFEEEIDKQVELAIDEADAIIFMVDVEAGVTGMDEDVAKLLRRINKPVFLVVNKVDNAKRAEDAVEFYALGLGEYYTVASINGSGTGDLLDALVKVLPEKEDVVEDELPRFAVVGRPNAGKSSFINALIGEDRYIVTDIAGTTRDSIDTKYNRFGFEFNLVDTAGIRRKSKVKEDLEFYSVMRSVRAIEHADVCILVLDANRGFDGQVQNIFWLAERNRKGIVVLVNKWDLVEKDHKSVKEYEKAIRLQMQPFTDVPIVFISALTKQRIYKAIETAVEVYQNRSKKIKTSQLNEVLLPIIENYPPPAYKGKFVKIKYIMQLPTPQPQFAFFCNLPQYIKDPYKRFLENKLREHFGFNGVPISVYMRKK from the coding sequence ATGAGTAATATAGTAGCCATTGTAGGTAGACCAAATGTTGGAAAATCAACGTTTTTTAATAGATTGATTCAAAGACGTGAAGCCATTGTTGATGCCGTAAGTGGAGTGACACGCGACCGTCATTACGGAAAATGTGATTGGAATGGTAAAGAGTTTTCTTTAATCGATACAGGAGGTTATGTTTTAGGAAGTGATGACATCTTTGAAGAAGAAATTGACAAACAAGTTGAGTTAGCTATTGATGAAGCTGATGCCATTATTTTTATGGTTGATGTTGAAGCAGGGGTAACCGGAATGGACGAAGATGTGGCCAAACTGTTAAGACGTATTAATAAGCCTGTTTTTTTAGTTGTTAATAAAGTAGATAATGCCAAACGTGCCGAAGATGCTGTAGAGTTTTATGCGCTAGGTCTAGGTGAATACTATACCGTTGCCAGTATTAATGGTAGTGGTACAGGTGATTTGCTCGACGCTTTGGTAAAAGTATTGCCAGAAAAAGAAGATGTGGTTGAAGACGAACTACCTCGTTTCGCCGTAGTAGGGCGTCCAAATGCGGGAAAATCCTCTTTTATCAATGCCTTAATTGGTGAAGATCGTTATATCGTAACCGATATTGCAGGAACAACTAGAGATTCTATAGATACCAAATATAACCGCTTCGGATTTGAATTCAACCTCGTGGATACTGCTGGTATTAGAAGAAAGTCTAAAGTAAAAGAAGATTTAGAATTCTATTCGGTGATGCGAAGTGTTAGAGCCATCGAGCATGCCGATGTTTGTATTCTGGTTTTAGATGCTAATCGCGGATTCGACGGTCAGGTGCAAAATATTTTTTGGTTGGCCGAGCGCAATAGAAAAGGTATTGTTGTTTTAGTGAACAAATGGGATTTGGTTGAAAAAGATCATAAATCGGTTAAAGAATACGAAAAAGCCATCCGATTGCAAATGCAACCTTTTACCGATGTGCCTATCGTGTTTATTTCAGCATTAACCAAACAACGTATCTATAAAGCTATTGAAACGGCTGTTGAGGTGTACCAAAACCGTAGTAAGAAGATAAAAACAAGTCAGCTTAACGAAGTTTTACTACCCATTATTGAAAACTACCCACCACCAGCATATAAAGGGAAATTTGTGAAAATTAAGTATATTATGCAGTTGCCTACTCCGCAACCTCAATTTGCTTTCTTCTGTAATTTACCACAGTATATTAAAGACCCGTACAAACGCTTTTTAGAAAATAAATTACGCGAACATTTTGGATTTAACGGGGTGCCAATAAGTGTTTATATGCGTAAAAAATAG
- a CDS encoding TPM domain-containing protein, whose product MSNKEDFLTAKEEQEIVDAIQRAELNTSGEIRVHIEKSANSDPTNRALEVFHHLKMDNTKLQNAVLIYVAVADKSFVIYGDEGINKVVEPDFWDCTKDIMQAHFKKGHFKQGLIDGVLRSGDRLQKYFPYKTDDINELPNDISKG is encoded by the coding sequence ATGTCTAATAAAGAAGATTTTTTAACCGCTAAAGAAGAACAAGAAATTGTTGACGCCATCCAAAGGGCCGAATTAAATACCTCTGGAGAAATACGTGTGCATATTGAAAAATCGGCAAATAGCGACCCCACAAATCGCGCTTTAGAAGTTTTCCATCATTTAAAAATGGATAACACAAAGCTTCAAAATGCCGTATTAATCTATGTAGCCGTTGCAGATAAATCTTTTGTTATTTATGGTGATGAAGGCATCAATAAAGTGGTTGAACCCGATTTTTGGGATTGCACCAAAGACATTATGCAGGCCCACTTTAAGAAAGGCCATTTTAAACAAGGTTTGATTGATGGTGTTTTAAGGTCTGGCGACAGGCTACAAAAGTACTTTCCTTATAAAACTGATGACATCAACGAGCTTCCTAACGACATCTCAAAAGGCTAA
- a CDS encoding family 16 glycosylhydrolase, giving the protein MKNSNFYQKHRKFFLSATSFLLLTIVAYAQKPTKTENPSDQWAIKWNASDEFNNSTPDWAKWIKTGNLPNTTAWKWDNQQNVKISDDGVAALTMRQNPNNASDSGTYFKSGILKSYNTFTYGYFEAKIKGAHIGEGVCPSFWLYSNFDYTVGEGQTVYSEIDIVELQQFDWYEGHQDDVRDIDLNLHAVVKQNGQGVWRRPKMHPDEQLNKWRAPWDPTQDFHIYGCEVNEQEIIWYIDGVEVARKPNTYWHRPMNVTLSLGLRKPFVEFYNNRNNAVNPESSAATREKLKDIPTTMYVDYVRVWEKSDTSVTPPSSSIGVIENNGFESGDLTHWDASSGASEVLRNNASSGQHAGYVNNSSIAQLVTLKANTTYKVTAKGKAANSGVSTFLGISESSSNTLIGNYEFYSTSYSTGEVSLTTGNSDTVYRIWYWSSGQGYCDDFTLEEVDGDASQPVAVTGVSLNKTTATIEKGNSTTLSANVSPQNATNKNVTWQVSNSQVLSVSNGQITALKAGNASVTVTTQDGNHVASCNITVTEVTGDGSGDDGSSNTEVPQSGQTISLKSSEGLFLTVNTGAQTAIQATQNNVNSKEQFVVVTEGNFIGLQSVSTNKYVTTASDNTIKCGASGVFNRQQFAFESNGSGGFYIKSKINGLYWKLDQNSSAKGISATASKNQASIFNWDVVGATNKQQTLKTSNDESLAADKINVYPNPYSSGELTIKLAKAYTGSIEFKNINGQDVLRLNVNNQNHINISNSELRLPRGLYFISLNIEGKTMVKKWLVN; this is encoded by the coding sequence ATGAAAAATTCAAATTTTTACCAAAAGCACCGGAAATTTTTTCTGAGTGCAACGAGCTTTTTATTGCTTACAATTGTGGCATATGCTCAAAAACCAACCAAAACTGAGAATCCTTCCGATCAATGGGCAATTAAGTGGAATGCCTCCGATGAGTTTAATAATAGCACGCCAGATTGGGCTAAATGGATCAAAACAGGGAACCTTCCTAACACCACAGCATGGAAGTGGGACAACCAGCAAAATGTTAAAATATCAGACGATGGAGTTGCCGCTCTAACCATGCGTCAAAACCCGAATAATGCTTCAGATAGTGGTACCTATTTCAAATCGGGAATTCTTAAATCCTATAATACCTTTACTTATGGCTATTTTGAAGCTAAAATTAAAGGTGCACATATTGGAGAGGGCGTTTGTCCTTCGTTCTGGCTATACAGTAATTTTGATTACACTGTAGGTGAAGGCCAAACTGTTTACAGCGAAATAGATATTGTTGAATTACAACAATTCGATTGGTATGAAGGCCACCAAGACGATGTTAGAGATATCGATTTAAATCTTCATGCTGTAGTTAAACAAAATGGACAAGGTGTTTGGAGGCGACCAAAAATGCACCCAGACGAACAATTAAATAAATGGAGAGCGCCTTGGGACCCAACTCAAGACTTTCATATTTATGGTTGTGAGGTAAACGAGCAAGAAATTATATGGTACATAGATGGCGTTGAAGTAGCTAGAAAACCTAATACTTATTGGCACCGCCCAATGAATGTTACTTTGTCACTCGGACTAAGAAAACCATTTGTGGAATTCTATAATAACCGCAATAATGCCGTGAACCCTGAATCTAGTGCCGCAACTAGAGAGAAACTAAAGGACATTCCAACAACCATGTACGTGGATTATGTTCGTGTTTGGGAAAAGAGTGACACCTCGGTTACACCGCCAAGTTCATCGATTGGAGTGATAGAAAATAACGGGTTTGAATCCGGCGATTTAACCCATTGGGATGCTAGTAGCGGGGCTTCAGAAGTTTTAAGAAACAATGCGAGTAGTGGGCAGCATGCTGGGTATGTAAATAATTCGAGCATCGCACAATTAGTGACTTTAAAAGCGAATACAACTTACAAGGTTACAGCTAAAGGTAAAGCGGCTAACTCAGGAGTTTCAACCTTTTTGGGTATTAGCGAATCTTCAAGCAATACGCTTATTGGAAATTATGAGTTTTATAGTACATCATATAGTACAGGTGAAGTTTCTTTAACTACAGGTAATAGTGATACCGTTTACCGTATTTGGTATTGGTCATCAGGACAAGGTTATTGTGATGATTTTACCCTTGAAGAAGTTGACGGAGACGCTAGTCAGCCGGTAGCTGTTACTGGAGTAAGTTTAAATAAAACGACGGCGACTATAGAGAAGGGAAATTCAACAACGTTATCTGCTAACGTGTCCCCGCAAAATGCGACCAATAAAAATGTAACTTGGCAGGTTAGTAATAGCCAGGTGTTGTCGGTGAGCAACGGACAAATAACAGCATTAAAGGCAGGGAATGCCTCGGTAACAGTAACGACACAAGATGGTAATCACGTAGCCAGTTGTAATATCACGGTTACAGAAGTAACCGGTGATGGAAGTGGAGATGATGGATCTAGCAATACAGAGGTACCTCAATCAGGCCAAACTATTTCATTGAAATCTTCAGAAGGACTGTTTCTAACGGTAAATACGGGTGCTCAAACCGCTATACAGGCTACACAAAATAATGTTAATAGTAAAGAGCAGTTTGTTGTTGTTACTGAAGGAAATTTTATAGGTCTGCAATCTGTTAGTACAAACAAATATGTAACCACGGCATCAGATAATACCATAAAATGTGGTGCTTCAGGGGTGTTTAATAGACAGCAGTTTGCTTTTGAGTCTAATGGTTCAGGAGGCTTTTATATTAAATCAAAAATTAATGGTTTGTATTGGAAGTTAGATCAAAACAGTTCGGCTAAAGGAATTTCAGCAACAGCTTCTAAAAATCAAGCGTCTATTTTTAACTGGGATGTTGTAGGAGCAACCAATAAGCAACAAACCTTAAAAACATCGAATGATGAAAGTTTAGCTGCCGATAAAATTAATGTGTATCCTAACCCTTATTCGAGTGGTGAATTAACTATTAAATTGGCAAAGGCGTATACAGGATCTATAGAGTTCAAAAATATTAATGGTCAAGATGTACTAAGATTAAATGTGAATAATCAGAACCACATTAATATAAGTAATTCAGAACTTCGTTTACCAAGAGGCTTGTATTTTATAAGTTTAAATATTGAAGGAAAAACCATGGTGAAAAAATGGCTTGTGAATTAG
- a CDS encoding MerR family transcriptional regulator, giving the protein MHIDLPEKRYYSIGEVAKAFDVNTSLIRFWEKEFDVLKPKKNAKGNRKFTPEDIKNLKFIYHLVKERGFTLDGAKTHLKEEKKQALNTFEIVSKLESIKNQLIKIKQHL; this is encoded by the coding sequence ATGCATATAGACCTCCCAGAAAAACGCTATTATAGTATTGGTGAAGTCGCCAAAGCATTTGATGTGAATACCTCTTTAATACGTTTTTGGGAAAAAGAATTTGATGTTCTTAAACCTAAGAAAAACGCTAAAGGCAATAGAAAGTTTACCCCCGAAGACATTAAAAACTTAAAGTTTATTTATCATTTGGTAAAAGAGCGTGGTTTTACCCTTGATGGAGCTAAAACGCACTTGAAAGAAGAAAAAAAACAAGCTCTAAATACTTTTGAAATTGTTAGCAAGTTAGAAAGCATAAAAAATCAACTCATTAAAATAAAACAACACCTTTAA